TCTTCTGGAACCTTTTGACCAGTACTAATAAATGATACTGGAATGTTACTTTTGATAGGAAGATTGAGCAAAATTCCAGGCTTATATGTCTCATCAATTTTTGTAAAAAAGATTTCGCTTATAGGGAAAAAAGTTCGATAACGGTTGACAATCTCCATCGCTTCAGAGTTTTTATAGTTACAGCTAATAACTAAGGATATCTCCATAAAATCGCTTCCACTTCCTAAAATCTCTTTCATCTCACCAAGTCGCCAATAATCATAGTGACTACGTCCCACTGTATCAATGAGCACTACATCAACTCCATTAAGATTTTGCAACGTCTTTTTAAGGTTTTTCGAATCAGTTATGGCATAAAAAGGGATATTGAGAATATTAGAAAAGGAGCGTGCTTGCTGAATAGCTCCTACTTTAAATGTATCAATACTTATAACTGCGATTTTGAGTTTTTGGTTGATAACAAGCTCAGAAGCTATTTTGAAAAGATTTGTTGTTTTCCCAACACCAGTTGGGCCTACAAAAGCAAAAACCTTAAAGGCACCTTTTTGGATTTTGAGGGGGCCTTTGAATTTAATCTTTTTTTCTATGGCTTTGACAAGAGCCTCTTTAAAAAAAGAGGTGTTGAGATCAAACTTATTTGCATCAATATCAAATCCACAGGACTCTTTAACAAGAAGTTTTGCAATTTTTGGATCTACATCTTTTTTGATAAGAAGCTTAATAAGTTCTAAAGCATCTCCTGTAAACTCTTTAAACTCTTCTGCAAAATTGAGTGGAGCTGCAATATTGGCATGTGGAGGCACTTCTCCAAAATTCACTTCACCTTTTACTATCGCTTTTTTCAAAGGTTCAATCTTTTTATCAATCATCTTCTCTATACGCTCTAAAAAGCGATCTACCTCTTGATTTTTCTCCTCTTTTGCCAAAATATCAAAAAAACCCTCTTCTGGTGTTGGAACTTGAACAAAAAGTGAATATTTTTTCTTCTTCAAAAAAGGAATCAATCCCTTCTCACTCACTTCGTAGCTTATTATTTTCACCTCATCGCCGTACTCCTTTTTTGCTTGCTGTATCAGCTCATCAAGGTTGTAACCTTCATACTTAACTATTTCCATGTAATTCAACCTTAGCTACGACATTGAGTTTTGTTTTTGGCTCAATCTCATTGTATGCAAGCACCGCTACATTTGCCAAATAGGGCTCTAAAATCTTTCTCACATATCGCCTTACAGATGATGAAGTGAGTAAAACAGGGGTACGCTGATTGATAATAAACTTTTCTAAATTTGCATTTATCTGTGTGATAAAGTTTTGAAGCATGAGAGGATCTAGAGGTGGCAAATTACCCTCATACTCTTTGATTTTTTCAAAAAGATACTCTTCACTGGAACTCCCCAATGTCATTGCATACAAAACACCATCTTTGGCATAGATAGAAGTAATAAGGCGAGATAAGGATTCACGTACAAGTTCAGTTAATATATCTGTGTCTGCTGTTTTTGTAATATTATCTGCAAGAGACTCTATGATAGTAAGAAGATCTTTGATGGGAATATTTTCTCTCAGCAGATTTTGCAGTACTCTATGCAGCACAGAGTAAGAGACCTGTTCAGGAATAATCTCTTTGACTATCGGATAACGCTTTGCAAGTGCTTCGACGAGATCTTTTGTCTCACTGCGCCCTAAAATTTCATACGAATGGTTTTTAATTACTTCTGAAAGATGAGTAATAATAACTGTTGCCACATCTACTACGGTATACCCCAGTATTTTGGCTCTATCTTTTTGGCTTGCATCAATCCAGTAGGCTTTGAGGTTAAATGTTGGCTCTCTCGTCTCAATCCCTTCAATCTCCCCTTTCGTACTACCAGTATCGATTGCTAGATATTTGTCTGGATAGACCTCACCGCGAGCTACCTCTATCCCCCGAATCAAAATACGATATTCGCCTGATTGCAGCTCAAGATTATCTTTGATATGTATCAAAGGGATAATAATACCGAGCTCTTTACTCAGCTGCTTTCGCAATGATTTTATACGCTTGACAAGCTCACCACCTTGCTTTTCATCTACCATTGGGATAAGTGTATAACCGATCTCAAAAGATATACTCTCTGGCTGTACGACAAGTTCTTCTTCAGTCTCTTCTTCAGTTTGCTTGATAATCTCTTTTGCTTGCTGCTGGGCCTGCTCCATCTCTCTTCTTTTGAGATCTAGCTGCATCATATAAGCTGTAATAGCAAGCAAAGATGCCAGTGTCATAAAAGGGATAAAAGGCATACCTGGCACTACTCCCATGACAACAAGAGCGCCAGCAGTCATATACAAAGCTTTTGGATAGCCTGTAAGCTGTGAAAAGATCTCTTTACCAAGATTTTCTTGCGATACTGCTCGTGTCACCATCAGGCCTGCTGCTGTAGATGTAATAAGTGAAGGAATTTGTCCAACAAGTCCATCACCAACAGTCAAAATGGTAAAGTTTGCCGTTGCAGTTGCGATATCCATACCATGCTGCGACATCCCAATAGCTATACCGCCTATAATATTTATTAGTGTAATAATTATGCCAGCAATTGCATCACCGCGAATAAATTTACTCGCACCATCCATTGCACCATAAAAATCGGCCTCCTTAGCTATCTCTTCTCGCCTCTTTTTTGCCTCCTCTTCATCGATTAAACCAGCATTGAGATCTGCATCAATTGCCATCTGTTTTCCTGGCATTGCATCGAGTGTAAAGCGCGCACCAACTTCACTGATTCTCTCTGTACCTTTGGTGATTACAATGAAGTTGATAGTCACAAGTACAATAAAAACAATAATTCCTACAACATAGTTACCGCCCACTACATACTGACCAAAGCTCTCTATAAGCTTTCCCGCTGCACTTGGCCCTTCGTGACCATGCAAAAGTATTCTTCTAGTGGTTGCTACGTTGAGTGATAGGCGAAAAAGTGTAGCAATCAGTAAAAGGGATGGAAAAGCTGAAATTTGCAGTGGATTTGTCACATACACTGCAGACATTAGCATCACGAGTGAGAGCGTAATACTTGTGGTGAGCAAAATATCAAGCAAAAAAGGAGGTACAGGAAGTACCATAGAGCCTAAAATGGCTAAAATAAGTACAATAACAATAGCATCTGAGTGCTCATTAACTTTGGTAAAAAAAAGCTCAAAATTAGCTGTCATTTACTATTCTTTTCGTACTCTTTTAGAGCAGCTTCTATATACTCTTTGATACCTAAAGCATCACTATCACTTATCGCCTTGGCTAATTGCATATCTACCATATCAAGATACATTTTTGAAGAAAATGAATTTCCCAATAGCATACCTTGAGGGAGAGTTTTGCGCACCTCTTTAAGAAACATATGTACAAACTCCTCTTCAAAGGCTTTTGTAGCCATTTGAGAGCTCTTTATTTGTGAAAGCTTCGCAATGTCCCAGTATGCTTCTACTTTCATTTTTCTATCCTACATTATCACAATTTTTGCATGAAGCTTGCCCGCTTTTTTTATTGCTTCAATTATAGCAATGAGATCTCTAGGTGAAATTCCAAGATCGTTAAGCGCCTTGACAAGGTCTTTGAGAGACGGCGATCGAATTGCAAAAATTCTACCATTTTCTTCTTTAATTGAAGTTGTAACAGACTCGCTTTTTACCGTTTTTCCAGGGGAAAGTGGATTTGGTTGGGAAACAAAAGGCTCTTTTTGCACAGTCACATAGATATTGCCATGCGATATGTAAACAGGAGTGTCAATCTTAATATCACCACTCATAATAACTGTGCCTGTTCTTTCATAAATAATGATTTTTGGTTCATTTGATGTTTCAACAGGCATAGCGAGTATCTGAGAAATAAACTTGACTTTATCTGGCATTGTTGGTGAAGGGAAAAACACTCTAATAGTAGCTGCATCCATAGCATAAGCTAAGGTCTGTTTGAAATGGCTATTGATAGCTTCAACAATATTTTTCGCTAGTTTAAAATTGGGATGTTTGAGTGTCAAAGTGACAAATCGCTGGGAATCGAAACTATAGGGAAGATCTTTTTCGATAATTGCGCCGTTGGGAATAATTCCGGTAGTTGTAAAATTTTTACTAACTTTACCACCTTTATTAGATTCACTATACCCCCCACCTGTAGATACTGGTCCTTGAGCAAAAGCATATATTTTTTTATCTGGACCAAAAAGAGGTGTACGAATGAGTACACCATTGCCAATATCTTTTGCATCACCCATGGAGGATACTGTAACATCAGCCATCATACCGCTTTTTGCAAAAGGTGGGAGTTTGGCAGTTACAATCACTGCAGCAGCATTTTTTGTTTTCACATCTTTAGGATCGATATTGATTCCCATCTTTTTGAGCATATTAGCAATGCTTAGAAGTGTAAATTTTGTAGTAGTTCCATCTCCAGTGCCATGAAGTCCAACGACAATACCGTATCCTGTAAGATAGTTTTCTCGTACGCCTTGAATATTTACCTCATCCCCTATGCGTACCTCAACTGCCGATAAATTTATAAGGAGAAGTAAAACACCTATTACGAAACGGAGCAATTTTCTATCCTGCTAGTTAAATATAATTTATTATAACTAAAATGGCCATATTTTCATAATGAAATTTGCAAGCCAGCCGGGACGCTGTGTAGTATTTAAAAACCCTTTTCCATTGTATTCAACATACATATCTGCAATTTTTGATGAGTCAATACTATTGTCAGGATTGATATCTTGAGGTTTTACTATGCCAGATATTTTGATGTATTGTGTATCATTGTTGATTTTGACATATTTTGTACCTACAATAAAAAGGTTACCGTTGGGATAGACTTTTACCACTCGTGCTGTTATTTTCGCTATGAGTTTAGCACTTCTATTGGTACCGCCTTTTCCTTGAAATGCATTGGTTGATTTTTGATTAATTCCAAATATAGTCGATTTGTTGTGAGGAAGCTTTTTATCCAGTACCGTCACAGATGGAAAAGAGAGGTTAAGATTGTTACTCCTTTGGCTCTTTGTATCTGTTGTTCCAGTACCTTGGAGATTTTCATTGACCAATATCGTAACAATATCACCTATATTATGTGCTTTTGCATCACTAAAGAGATTATCATACCCTGTATAAAGAGATCCTGGGGCTTTATATGTGGGCTTAGGAGCAACTTCACTCATAACTGGTATTTTTGGCGGCTCTTTTTGGACAAGCTCCTTTTGGGCACATCCACTGAGTAGTATTAATAGACAAAACCAACTACACCGTTGGACAAAACTTTGCATCGTAGTACCTTATTTGAAGAGAGATTCTTGACTCGTATTATATCACCTACATTTCCATTCTCAAGAGCAAGACCAAGAAGCTCAATATGTATGCCATCTCTTTGATAGATGATTTTCACACTTCTTTTTCTTTTGACGGCATAGTTTGGCTCTATCATATACTCTTTGATAATCACATTTGCTCCGATATCTCTCTTTGCCACAGCTCCTAATACTTCGCCAGCAGACACAAATTTTTGTGCAGAATTTTTTAGGCGCACTTTTTTGGTTGTAATATCTCTATCTGTAATAACGGTTCCTTTTGGAATTTTTTTGGTGGCTACTGCAGCTTGTATAAAACGCTCTATAGCTACACTTGCGCGCAGACTCTTTAATACTTTTCGTTGTGAAAAGATTTTTATCCGTAGATATATATGAGCAAAGCTGACTGTGGTGGGCTTTATTGCAATATGATACCCCTCAGGAGGTATTTTTATTGCTACTTTTGGCAAATCAATGCTTTTAATACGAATATGAGGATAGTTTGCTTGTATAAATTCTTCTATCTGCTTTCGCAGATTCTGTTTTGTAAGAAGAGTTGCTTTTTTAAACAGAACTACTTTTTGACCAACTATTTTGACTTTTTTCGTATCAATCAAACTATTTGCCAATATTTTGGTTATTTCTGCTTGAGTAATGACTCCATCGCTACGATATTGAGGAGGGATTTGCAATGAGGCTATAAGATTTTTTATATTTGATGGTGCTTCAATAGTAGCGATATCGGCTAACTTTAAAGGAGATTTATCTAAAACGCTTGTTTTTAGTACTATGAGATTTTGCGCAGCAGCAAAAAGGACTAAGCCTAAAAGGAGAAAAAGATTACGACTTAAGATTCGCAACAGTTCGCAGCATCTCATCTGAAGTTGTCACACCTTTTGAGTTCATTTCGTATGCCCTTTGAGCAACGATAAGATTTACCATCTCCTCAACGATATTGACATTGGAACTTTCTAAAAATCCTTGAGAGAGCTTTCCAAAACCATCTGTGTTAGGATCTCCTTCCACTGCTTCAGATGAAGCTTCAGTAGCCAAAAAGAGGTTTTGTCCTATTGCTTTAAGTCCTGCAGGATTCACAAAACGATAGAGCTTGATATCTCCTAACTCTTCTACAGTTTGCGTACCTCCCTCATTGCGTACGGCATTGACTTTTCCATTAGGGCTAATAGAGATACTTACAAGAGTCTCAGGTGAGTTTACCTGAATATTTGGCATGAGCTTATACCCTTCGCTTGTTACAATATATCCCTCATTGTCGATTTGAAAATTCCCTGCTCTTGTATATGCTTCACCCCCATTAGGAAGCTCGATTTTAAAAAAACCTCTCCCCTCGATCGCTACATCAAGATCTCTTTCAGTGTGCTTGAGGCTTCCTTGAGAAAAGATCTTACTTACATCAGAGACTTTTACTCCCAAGCCGACTTGGATTCCTGATGGTACTCTATTGCCATCAGCACTTACTACGCCGGGATCTTTGATATTTTGATAGATAAGATCTTCAAAGTTTGCTCTGCTCTGTTTAAATCCCACTGTATTGACATTTGCAATATTGTGAGAAACAA
The Nitratiruptor tergarcus DSM 16512 genome window above contains:
- the flgA gene encoding flagellar basal body P-ring formation chaperone FlgA; the protein is MRCCELLRILSRNLFLLLGLVLFAAAQNLIVLKTSVLDKSPLKLADIATIEAPSNIKNLIASLQIPPQYRSDGVITQAEITKILANSLIDTKKVKIVGQKVVLFKKATLLTKQNLRKQIEEFIQANYPHIRIKSIDLPKVAIKIPPEGYHIAIKPTTVSFAHIYLRIKIFSQRKVLKSLRASVAIERFIQAAVATKKIPKGTVITDRDITTKKVRLKNSAQKFVSAGEVLGAVAKRDIGANVIIKEYMIEPNYAVKRKRSVKIIYQRDGIHIELLGLALENGNVGDIIRVKNLSSNKVLRCKVLSNGVVGFVY
- a CDS encoding flagellar basal body P-ring protein FlgI — translated: MLRFVIGVLLLLINLSAVEVRIGDEVNIQGVRENYLTGYGIVVGLHGTGDGTTTKFTLLSIANMLKKMGINIDPKDVKTKNAAAVIVTAKLPPFAKSGMMADVTVSSMGDAKDIGNGVLIRTPLFGPDKKIYAFAQGPVSTGGGYSESNKGGKVSKNFTTTGIIPNGAIIEKDLPYSFDSQRFVTLTLKHPNFKLAKNIVEAINSHFKQTLAYAMDAATIRVFFPSPTMPDKVKFISQILAMPVETSNEPKIIIYERTGTVIMSGDIKIDTPVYISHGNIYVTVQKEPFVSQPNPLSPGKTVKSESVTTSIKEENGRIFAIRSPSLKDLVKALNDLGISPRDLIAIIEAIKKAGKLHAKIVIM
- the flgG gene encoding flagellar basal-body rod protein FlgG; this encodes MIRALWTSASGMAAQQTNLDVVSHNIANVNTVGFKQSRANFEDLIYQNIKDPGVVSADGNRVPSGIQVGLGVKVSDVSKIFSQGSLKHTERDLDVAIEGRGFFKIELPNGGEAYTRAGNFQIDNEGYIVTSEGYKLMPNIQVNSPETLVSISISPNGKVNAVRNEGGTQTVEELGDIKLYRFVNPAGLKAIGQNLFLATEASSEAVEGDPNTDGFGKLSQGFLESSNVNIVEEMVNLIVAQRAYEMNSKGVTTSDEMLRTVANLKS
- a CDS encoding flagellar basal body L-ring protein FlgH encodes the protein MQSFVQRCSWFCLLILLSGCAQKELVQKEPPKIPVMSEVAPKPTYKAPGSLYTGYDNLFSDAKAHNIGDIVTILVNENLQGTGTTDTKSQRSNNLNLSFPSVTVLDKKLPHNKSTIFGINQKSTNAFQGKGGTNRSAKLIAKITARVVKVYPNGNLFIVGTKYVKINNDTQYIKISGIVKPQDINPDNSIDSSKIADMYVEYNGKGFLNTTQRPGWLANFIMKIWPF
- a CDS encoding rod-binding protein → MKVEAYWDIAKLSQIKSSQMATKAFEEEFVHMFLKEVRKTLPQGMLLGNSFSSKMYLDMVDMQLAKAISDSDALGIKEYIEAALKEYEKNSK
- the flhA gene encoding flagellar biosynthesis protein FlhA — encoded protein: MTANFELFFTKVNEHSDAIVIVLILAILGSMVLPVPPFLLDILLTTSITLSLVMLMSAVYVTNPLQISAFPSLLLIATLFRLSLNVATTRRILLHGHEGPSAAGKLIESFGQYVVGGNYVVGIIVFIVLVTINFIVITKGTERISEVGARFTLDAMPGKQMAIDADLNAGLIDEEEAKKRREEIAKEADFYGAMDGASKFIRGDAIAGIIITLINIIGGIAIGMSQHGMDIATATANFTILTVGDGLVGQIPSLITSTAAGLMVTRAVSQENLGKEIFSQLTGYPKALYMTAGALVVMGVVPGMPFIPFMTLASLLAITAYMMQLDLKRREMEQAQQQAKEIIKQTEEETEEELVVQPESISFEIGYTLIPMVDEKQGGELVKRIKSLRKQLSKELGIIIPLIHIKDNLELQSGEYRILIRGIEVARGEVYPDKYLAIDTGSTKGEIEGIETREPTFNLKAYWIDASQKDRAKILGYTVVDVATVIITHLSEVIKNHSYEILGRSETKDLVEALAKRYPIVKEIIPEQVSYSVLHRVLQNLLRENIPIKDLLTIIESLADNITKTADTDILTELVRESLSRLITSIYAKDGVLYAMTLGSSSEEYLFEKIKEYEGNLPPLDPLMLQNFITQINANLEKFIINQRTPVLLTSSSVRRYVRKILEPYLANVAVLAYNEIEPKTKLNVVAKVELHGNS
- a CDS encoding flagellar biosynthesis protein FlhF, with protein sequence MEIVKYEGYNLDELIQQAKKEYGDEVKIISYEVSEKGLIPFLKKKKYSLFVQVPTPEEGFFDILAKEEKNQEVDRFLERIEKMIDKKIEPLKKAIVKGEVNFGEVPPHANIAAPLNFAEEFKEFTGDALELIKLLIKKDVDPKIAKLLVKESCGFDIDANKFDLNTSFFKEALVKAIEKKIKFKGPLKIQKGAFKVFAFVGPTGVGKTTNLFKIASELVINQKLKIAVISIDTFKVGAIQQARSFSNILNIPFYAITDSKNLKKTLQNLNGVDVVLIDTVGRSHYDYWRLGEMKEILGSGSDFMEISLVISCNYKNSEAMEIVNRYRTFFPISEIFFTKIDETYKPGILLNLPIKSNIPVSFISTGQKVPEDIRVLNPERIANYILGESV